A portion of the Candidatus Methylomirabilota bacterium genome contains these proteins:
- a CDS encoding efflux transporter outer membrane subunit: protein MRWIVALVLGLLLTGCTLGPDYRRPAVSTPEAWRDGPPAPDAASLADLAWWDLFQDEELRRLVHAALEANRDLRIAVTRVDQARAVLGVTRAAQLPDVTAGGSVTTNRFSDNVPPRDQGGETDLLATTVDLAFEIDLWGRLRRSSEAARAELLASEEARRAVAMTLVSDVATAYLRLRQLDMELDTTRRNIVSRQSSLQLVRDRLEAGLTSALDLRQAEAELASAAAQVPDLQRQIAQTEHQLSVLLGRDPGSITRGQPLTGQTFPPSVPVGLPSALLERRPDIRQAENALVAANARIGVARAAFFPQISLTGFFGFESVALSDLFTGPSRIWQFGPTVTVPIFNAGRNRANLALTEAQQREALLRYEQVIQQAFREVEDALIAYGKAREALVEQTAAVRASREAVSIAEFRYTSGLTSYLDVLDTQRTLLGAEVAESRTLLGQLVAVVQLYRALGGGWETVELEGALGAPPPNLPVHVRCDYRSAVTGEF from the coding sequence ATGAGGTGGATCGTCGCCCTCGTTCTGGGTCTCCTGCTGACCGGCTGCACGCTGGGTCCTGACTACCGGCGACCGGCGGTCTCCACGCCCGAGGCCTGGCGCGACGGCCCGCCGGCCCCCGATGCGGCCTCCCTCGCGGACCTGGCCTGGTGGGACCTGTTCCAGGACGAGGAGCTACGCCGCCTGGTGCATGCGGCGCTCGAGGCCAACCGAGACCTGCGCATCGCGGTGACGCGCGTGGACCAGGCCCGGGCCGTGCTCGGCGTCACGCGGGCGGCCCAGTTGCCGGACGTGACCGCGGGGGGGAGCGTGACGACCAACCGCTTCTCCGACAACGTGCCCCCCCGAGATCAGGGCGGCGAGACGGACCTGCTCGCCACCACCGTGGATCTGGCTTTCGAGATCGACCTGTGGGGACGCCTGCGCCGGTCCAGCGAAGCCGCCCGGGCCGAGCTCCTGGCCAGTGAGGAGGCCCGGCGCGCCGTGGCGATGACGCTCGTCAGCGACGTCGCCACCGCCTATCTGAGGCTGCGTCAGCTCGACATGGAGCTGGACACCACGCGGCGGAACATCGTCTCCCGTCAGAGCTCGCTCCAGCTGGTTCGGGATCGGCTCGAGGCCGGGCTCACCTCCGCGCTCGACCTGCGTCAGGCCGAGGCGGAGCTGGCCAGCGCCGCCGCCCAGGTTCCCGATCTGCAGCGACAGATCGCCCAGACCGAGCATCAGCTCAGCGTCCTGCTCGGCCGCGATCCGGGCAGCATCACCCGGGGCCAGCCCCTGACGGGACAGACCTTCCCGCCCAGCGTGCCGGTCGGCCTGCCGTCGGCGCTCCTCGAGCGGCGCCCCGACATCCGGCAGGCCGAGAACGCCCTGGTCGCCGCCAACGCCCGCATCGGCGTGGCCAGGGCCGCGTTCTTCCCCCAGATCAGCTTGACGGGGTTCTTCGGATTCGAGAGCGTCGCACTCTCGGATCTCTTCACGGGCCCGTCGCGGATCTGGCAGTTCGGGCCCACGGTGACGGTGCCGATCTTCAACGCCGGGCGGAACCGGGCCAATCTCGCCCTGACGGAGGCCCAGCAGCGGGAAGCGCTCCTCCGCTATGAGCAGGTGATCCAGCAGGCCTTTCGTGAGGTGGAGGATGCGCTGATCGCGTACGGCAAGGCCCGGGAAGCGCTGGTCGAGCAAACGGCGGCGGTGCGGGCCTCCCGGGAGGCCGTCAGCATCGCCGAGTTCCGCTACACGAGCGGGCTCACGAGCTACCTGGACGTCCTCGACACCCAGCGCACGCTGCTGGGCGCGGAGGTGGCCGAGAGCCGAACGCTACTCGGCCAGCTGGTGGCCGTGGTGCAACTCTATCGGGCGCTCGGCGGGGGCTGGGAGACTGTCGAGTTGGAGGGGGCACTCGGCGCGCCCCCTCCAAACCTCCCCGTTCACGTGAGGTGCGACTACCGTTCCGCCGTCACAGGGGAGTTTTGA
- a CDS encoding efflux RND transporter permease subunit, whose translation MRSFTDVFIKHPVLAVVVNLVILLVGWRALTTLPVQQYPQIESSSVVITTVYYGASAESVRGFLTTPIERVVAQISGVDYIESTSRAGQSTVTIRLKLNHSSTAALAEVTARLQQVRSELPEEAEPPVVEIQRADRPYATFYLSFTSTERDVPAITDWLLRALQPQLSTLAGVQRVTIEGGQQIAMRVWIDPDRLAALNLSPGDVQAALRRNNYLAAVGRTKGNMVQVNLLANTDLRSVDEFKDLIVADRGGAIVRLSDVARIELGAEEADMVAKYSEREAVYLGIWPLPGSNEIDVAHRLRDEMARIRPTLPNDIDMQVAYDGTVFMEDALKEITKTLGETIAIVGLVVFLFMGSIRTALVPLLAMPVSLIGAGLVMYALGFSLNLLSMLAIVLSVGLVVDDAIVVVENVARHVRGGKSRVDAALIGARELLGPIIAMTITLAVVYAPIGFQGGLTGSLFLEFALTLAAAVIVSGVVAVTLSPMMSAHLVHPQGKEGRLTALVNRIFDVVRRAYARLLDGALAMRWAIVATSLLVMVAAWPLYMFSRTELAPVEDEGHIFLFLDASPDSTLAASNRESLNVVRKITAFPETRFMWSLTAAWGGFGGLVAKDWKERQRSTEEMYGEVYGAVSQIPGLRVFPRLNPPLPTPGQYDVELVLQSAAAAEQMLDTVGAVLAAGWQSGKFLYVETDLKIDLPEARVVLDRERIADLGLDLTSVGQELGTLLGGNYVNRFNFFDRSYKVIPQIGDDGRATVGPLLDLKIRTPNGQLVPVSTFTHIEASTAPRTLNRFQQRNAVRIFGGVKPDVTKEEGLRVLETAAAAASGPGVVMDHAGESRQIRRESSALAVTLAFALVLIYLVLAAQFRSFRDPLIVLLGSVPLAISGALVFSFLELTTINIYSQVGLITLVGLIAKNGILIVEFANTLQARGLAKAAALREASLTRLRPVLMTSAATVFGHFPLVLVSGPGAEARNSIGTVLVAGMTVGTLFTLFVVPVFYSLIAAQHQPAPDREEREPAAPAVGGVARGHGEDGNGAFHADRAWQPAGAGGGER comes from the coding sequence GTGCGCTCGTTCACCGATGTCTTCATCAAGCACCCGGTGCTGGCCGTGGTCGTCAACCTGGTGATCCTGCTGGTGGGGTGGCGGGCCCTGACGACCCTGCCCGTACAGCAGTATCCGCAGATCGAGAGCTCGTCGGTGGTGATCACGACGGTCTACTACGGCGCGAGCGCCGAAAGCGTGCGCGGCTTCCTGACCACGCCGATCGAGCGAGTGGTGGCCCAGATCAGCGGCGTGGATTACATCGAGTCAACGAGCCGCGCCGGGCAGAGCACCGTCACGATCCGTCTCAAGCTGAACCACAGCAGCACGGCGGCACTAGCCGAGGTCACCGCACGCTTGCAGCAGGTCCGCTCCGAGCTGCCGGAGGAAGCCGAGCCGCCGGTGGTGGAGATTCAACGCGCCGATCGGCCGTACGCCACCTTCTACCTGAGCTTCACGTCCACCGAGCGGGACGTCCCGGCCATCACCGATTGGCTCTTGCGAGCGCTCCAGCCTCAGCTCTCGACGTTGGCCGGCGTCCAGCGCGTGACCATCGAGGGCGGCCAGCAGATTGCCATGCGCGTCTGGATCGACCCCGATCGCCTGGCCGCCCTCAATCTCTCGCCCGGCGACGTGCAGGCGGCCCTGCGTCGCAACAACTACCTGGCCGCGGTCGGCCGGACGAAGGGCAACATGGTGCAGGTCAACCTGCTCGCCAACACCGATCTGCGGTCGGTCGACGAGTTCAAGGACCTGATCGTGGCCGATCGGGGCGGGGCCATCGTCCGCCTGAGCGACGTCGCCCGGATCGAGCTCGGCGCCGAAGAGGCCGACATGGTCGCCAAGTACAGCGAGCGAGAGGCCGTCTACCTGGGGATCTGGCCCCTGCCCGGCTCGAATGAGATCGACGTGGCCCATCGCCTGCGCGACGAGATGGCTCGCATCCGGCCGACGCTCCCCAACGACATCGACATGCAGGTGGCGTACGACGGCACGGTCTTCATGGAGGACGCCCTCAAGGAGATCACCAAGACGCTGGGCGAGACCATCGCCATCGTCGGCCTGGTGGTGTTCCTGTTCATGGGCTCGATCCGCACCGCGCTGGTGCCGCTGCTGGCCATGCCCGTCTCGCTCATCGGCGCCGGCCTGGTGATGTACGCCCTGGGGTTCAGCCTGAATCTCCTGTCGATGCTGGCCATCGTGCTGTCGGTGGGCCTCGTCGTGGACGACGCCATCGTCGTGGTCGAGAACGTCGCGCGCCACGTCCGGGGAGGCAAGTCGCGTGTGGACGCGGCGCTGATCGGCGCGCGCGAGCTGCTCGGCCCCATCATCGCCATGACCATCACGCTGGCCGTGGTGTACGCCCCCATCGGCTTTCAGGGCGGCCTGACGGGTTCGCTGTTCCTGGAGTTCGCGCTGACGTTGGCCGCCGCGGTCATCGTGTCGGGGGTCGTCGCCGTCACGCTGTCGCCGATGATGAGTGCGCACTTAGTGCACCCGCAAGGCAAGGAGGGGCGCCTGACGGCGCTGGTCAACCGCATCTTCGACGTCGTGCGCCGGGCCTACGCGCGGCTGCTCGACGGCGCGCTGGCCATGCGCTGGGCGATCGTCGCCACCTCCCTGCTGGTGATGGTGGCGGCGTGGCCGCTGTACATGTTCTCGCGGACCGAGCTGGCGCCGGTGGAGGACGAGGGGCACATCTTCCTGTTTCTCGACGCGTCGCCGGACTCCACGCTGGCGGCGTCCAACCGCGAGTCGCTGAACGTCGTCCGCAAGATCACGGCCTTCCCCGAGACCCGGTTCATGTGGTCCTTGACGGCGGCCTGGGGTGGGTTCGGCGGTCTGGTGGCCAAGGACTGGAAGGAGCGGCAGCGCTCCACCGAGGAAATGTACGGTGAGGTCTACGGGGCGGTGTCGCAAATTCCGGGGCTGCGGGTGTTCCCGCGGCTCAATCCGCCCCTGCCCACGCCCGGCCAGTACGACGTGGAGCTCGTGCTGCAAAGCGCGGCCGCGGCCGAGCAGATGCTGGACACGGTGGGGGCGGTGCTGGCCGCCGGCTGGCAGAGCGGCAAGTTCCTGTACGTCGAGACGGATCTCAAGATCGATCTGCCCGAGGCGCGCGTGGTCCTCGACCGGGAGCGGATCGCCGACCTGGGGCTCGACCTGACCAGCGTCGGCCAGGAGCTCGGCACGCTGCTCGGTGGCAATTACGTGAACCGGTTCAACTTCTTCGACCGCAGCTACAAGGTCATTCCCCAGATCGGCGACGACGGCCGCGCCACCGTGGGCCCGCTGCTCGACCTCAAGATCCGGACGCCCAACGGCCAGCTTGTCCCGGTGTCGACGTTCACGCACATCGAGGCGAGCACGGCACCGCGCACCTTGAACCGCTTTCAGCAGCGGAATGCCGTGCGGATCTTCGGTGGCGTCAAGCCGGACGTCACCAAGGAAGAGGGGCTGCGGGTCCTCGAAACCGCCGCAGCCGCCGCCAGCGGACCGGGCGTCGTCATGGATCACGCGGGCGAGTCGCGGCAGATCCGCCGCGAGAGCTCAGCCCTCGCCGTCACGCTGGCCTTCGCCCTGGTTCTCATCTATCTGGTGCTGGCGGCGCAGTTCCGCAGCTTCCGCGATCCCCTGATCGTGTTGCTGGGCTCGGTGCCGCTGGCGATCTCCGGCGCGCTGGTCTTCAGCTTCCTCGAGCTCACCACGATCAACATCTACTCCCAGGTGGGGCTGATCACTCTGGTAGGGCTGATCGCGAAGAACGGCATCCTGATCGTCGAGTTCGCCAACACGCTGCAGGCCCGCGGTCTGGCCAAGGCAGCCGCCCTGCGCGAGGCGTCGCTGACCCGCCTGCGTCCCGTCCTCATGACGTCGGCGGCCACCGTCTTCGGGCACTTTCCGCTGGTGCTGGTCTCCGGGCCCGGCGCCGAGGCCCGCAACAGCATCGGCACGGTCCTGGTGGCGGGCATGACCGTGGGCACGCTGTTCACCCTGTTCGTGGTGCCGGTGTTCTACTCGCTGATCGCGGCCCAGCACCAGCCGGCGCCCGACCGTGAGGAGCGCGAGCCCGCGGCGCCGGCGGTGGGCGGAGTCGCGCGCGGGCATGGCGAGGACGGTAATGGGGCGTTTCATGCTGACCGGGCCTGGCAGCCCGCCGGCGCCGGTGGTGGCGAGCGATGA